The genomic window ATGGCAAAAAGGTTAAAAATTGCCCGGCAACCTTCCGGGAGGAAGTTGAGTAATTTGAGAATATCTTTTTCAAAAGAAATGCTGTCTGTCTGCACGTCTGAAGATTCAATTTGGTTTTCATCCAGAGAAATATGAAGGGCTTTCATTGCTCTCAGTTTCTGCAGACATTCATTCACCGTAATTTTTTTTGCCCAGGCTTCAAAAATCTCCGGATTCTGCAACTGATCAAGCTTCGTAAAAATCTTGTAAAAAGTATCAGCTAATACTTCTTCGATATCTTCATCATTTTTCAGATAACGTCTGCAAACCGAGTAAAGTTTGCCCGCCATATTTTCGTAGACTTTCCGCTGTGCGTTGCGGTCATTCCGTTGACATGCTATTAGTAATTCGTGTTCCATAGGTTGGCTTTATATTCTAATAGATGCAGAACTTTTAAATTGGGTTGGAAACATGTAAAACTTTTTTTAAAAATATGAAATTTCTCTCCTAAGTAATGAATTTATGAATTCTTAAAATATAAAGGTATCTGTTAATTATTTCCATGATTATTTCACTCAATTATGATTTTATATCTTTTAATTTATTATTTTCGAAAAAAAAATAATAACATCAAATAATCATGAAAAATATTAATGCCGGCAAAATCTTGCAGAAGAATTTCATTATACCTCTTTTCCAATCTCAAGTTTCGGAGAAAATACTATTTTTTATATTTTTTTTTAACAGAATAAATGCTTCAAACAGAAAAGGATGGATCCTTTTTTTAATGTTGCCTGTATTATATTGTAGTCAGACCTATCAATGGCAATGGGGAAAGCAGGCAGGTGGAATAACAGGCTCTGCCGATCCGGGATTTCATTATATATTTGATGAATCAATAAGGGATATTGTGGTGGATAACAACAATAATACCTACTATCTTGCAACGATGCGGCAACAGGGACAAAACCTGAATGGTACATCTGTAGCCAATTACGGTCTTAGTGATCTTTTTCTGTTCTCTGCCGATTGTGCAGGAAATATAAGATGGACAAGACCAATAGGAGGTTCGGGAGACGGTGAAAATGCATGGCATATTAAAGTGGATAATAACGGTGGATTATATATTCTTGCTACCATTTATAACAATTCGTTCGTCGGAGATCCCAATGCAGTTCCGGTACATTTTGATGATACCCATACACTGCCTCTGTATACTTACTATGATCAAACCATAGATCCGGCCCACAAAGCAGCTTTTCTCTTAAAATATAATACTTCGGACGGTACATTAGCCTGGAGCAAGTCTTTACAGGGGGATGTTAATTATTTCTCCCGTACGTGCGATGTTAAGATAATGTATATGGATTCCTCCAAAAACATTCATTCAATTATGGGTTTCAAAGCAGGAACGCATTTAAACGGAATGATTACGGTTCCTTCCTCATATACTTCATCCTTTCAATATTATTTGGTTAAATTTAATTATGATAACGGTGATATGACTCCAAATACACCATTACTTCTTACTATTACCGGAGACGGAATAAATGCAGGAGGTGCAGAAGGTAAAGCCAATTTAGTATATGATGAGAGTTTAAACCGTTATTATCTTGCGGGTAAAAGAATGTATCCGGGTTATGGTTATATGGCAGATCTCTCTTACAATAATATTCCTTTTACAAAAGAAGCTTATTTATTGGCTATTAACGGAAATACCGGAGCAGAACTGTGGAGAAAAGAAATTGATAACGGCTATACAAGTCCTGATGACGAAATTCATTCCATTATAAAAGATCCAAATTCTTCGGATATCTATATTTCCGGACGATATTTTAACGGAATGCCGGCAGCGGCAACTTTTGGGAATTATACGTTTCCATCCAGAAGTTATGTTGAGGCCGTTCCTTTTGTTATGAAACTGAATTCCAACGGTGTGGTACAATGGGCAAGAACTCCCGACGGAATGTCCGGTCTTCAGTTTGGCTACCGTTTTACCAAAGGAACCATTGCTATTAATGGAAACGAAATAGCGTTTGCCAAAGGAAGCTGGTCTGATATCTGGGGCAGCTATACGATGACCAGGTCAAACGGAGACCGCTCCGATCCTTTACTGGTTCGACTTAATAAAGATACAGGAGCAGTCATAGGTGCCAGTGAAATACTTAGCCCTTATGGATTTATAGATGAGTTTACGGCAATTGCTGTGGATCAGGATGGAAATTATATAGTGGGAGGTTTTTTTCATGATCAGTTATTTACAGACCCCAATGATAATGTGAGTACAATGGCTGTGAATGTAACAGGCGGTAAATCCCAGTCTTTTTTCACAAAATATGCTAAATCAGCGTGCAGCCAGATGTCGGTGGAGGAAACTGCTGCTCAGGCAGAAGTTCAATTGTATCCGAATCCTGTAAAAGATATTCTTCATATCAAAAGTAAAAATCCATTAGTTTCATACGAAATCTATGGGGCAACCGGACAACTCATAAAACAGGATCATTTGAGTTCAACACAAGAGCAAATACCTCTCTCCTCTTTGCAGACCGGAATATATTACATAAAAATCAAAACCCAATCAGCTACGGTCACCGAGAAAATTGTAAAAAAATAATAACTTCTTATCATATCATAAAGTGCTTTCTCCGGAAAGCGCTTTTTTATATTAAGATACGGCTCGTTTTGTTAAATTTTAAATAAAAACTCAGTAGTAATTTAACCTTTCCCTTTGTAACAAATCTGTAATAGGAACGACTATTCGTAAATAGTAAAACCTATTATTTAGTAATGAAAAATAAAAAATTTGTATCATTACTTTTTGTTTTGTCTGCAGGAAGTATGATGTTTGCCCAGGATGACTTAATCAATAAGTTAAAAAACAATCAATCCCAAAATGCTAATTTCCAGTTCACAACGTTGAAAGACGTGGGAGCAACTTCGGTAAAAAATCAGGGGTCTTCAGGAACTTGCTGGAGTTATTCAGGAAACTCTTTCCTTGAATCTGAGATGCAGAGAATGGGTAAAAAGCCTGTGGATTTGGCGGAAATTTTCACTGCAAGAAACTCTTATCATGATAAAGCAAAATTATATGTTCTGAATAACGGGGCAATCAGTTGGGGTGACGGAGGAGAATTACACGACGTTGTAAACATGTACAAAAAATACGGAGCGGTTCCCCAAGATGTGTATACAGGCTTAAAATCCGGACAAACATTGAACAATTTCTCTGAAATGCAGGGAAAATTGAAACCGGTTCTTGATAGTTTGGTTCAGGCTGCATCAAAAGGAAAACTGACTGATAACTGGATGTCTTCCGTTGATGCTATTTTAGATGAATATTTAGGAAAAGTTCCGACCAACTTTACATATGAAGGAAAAAACTACACTCCGCAAACCTTTGCTAAAGAAGTGGTAGGCATTAATCCTGAGGATTATGTTGAAATTTCTTCTTACAAAGATTATCCTTACTACCAAAAATTTGTAGTTCCGATTCCTGATAACTGGAGCCACGATTCTGACTGGAATGTACCGATGAAAGACTTAACAGCAATTATCGATAATGCTGTAAGCAAAGGATATTCTGTAGGTTGGGCAACCGACGTTTCTGAACCGTATTTCTCATATAAAAATGGGGTGGCTTATGTTCCGGATATGGATTTAGATCAAATCAATAAGGATAACAAAGGAACTTTATTTACAGAGCCGAAAAAAGATAAAACGATCACTGAAGATATGCGTCAGAAAGCTTTAAATAACCTTTCTACCACAGATGATCACGGGATGCACATCGTAGGATTGGCAAAAGATCAGTCCGGAAAAGAATATTATATGGTGAAGAATTCCTGGGGAGTTACCAATGATTTCGAAGGCTATATCTATGTAACAAGACCGTATGTAGAGTACAAGTCTACGGCAATTCTTGTTCACAAAAACGCACTTCCAAAATCTATTAAAAAACAATTGAAGCCTACTAAAAACATTGGTTTATAAGAATCACTTTTTGCCTTTTATTGGCATTTAGATATTTAAATCTGTTAAAGAAACCGTTTTCAAATTTTGAGAACGGTTTTATTTTTATTATAAACATTAAGAAGTTTAATGATGAATTTAAATTGATTTTTAAGTTTTTAATCTAAAAGCGAAGCTCAACTTAACAGACCTGAACTTCTTAATATAAGTCTTAATGGTTCAAATTATATATTATAAAACGCTTCGACTCCGCTCATCATGCAATGCTCATACGAACTGTTTTTTAAAATGTCAGTCTGAACGGAGTTGAAGACTATTAAATATTAAAACCGGGTATCAATCTAAAAAACCGCTTCAGGAAATTTCCTGAAGCGGTTTCGTTTAAAATAATTGATAGGTAAAATAATATATGAATAGGAATGTTAAGTTCACCTCGCTCGTCAATTTTTTAAAATTCTCAATTCACTTACGAAGCAAAACTCACCATTAACTTTAAAATAAAACGCCCATACTTTCAGCCTTGAAATCTAAAAGCTCTTCTGTTTTTCCTTCTTTTACTTTTTTCACCCATTCCGGATCTTGTAAAATAGCACGCCCTACTGCTACCAGATCGAAGTCACCTCGGTCTAATCTTCTTGTCAGTTCCGATAAATCTGCTTTTCCGGTTCCCTGGCCTGCAAATGCTGCCATAAAATCTCCTTCAAGACCAACAGAACCTACCGTGATGGTTGGCTGACCTGTAATTTTTTTAGCCCAACCCGCAAAATTTAAATCAGAACCCTCGAATTCCGCTTCCCAGAAACGTCTTTGTGAGCAGTGGAAAATATCAACTCCCGCTTCTTTTAATGACAATAGCCACTCTTCCATTTCTTCAGGAGTATTCGCCAGTTTTGTTGAATAATCCTG from Chryseobacterium camelliae includes these protein-coding regions:
- a CDS encoding RNA polymerase sigma factor, translating into MEHELLIACQRNDRNAQRKVYENMAGKLYSVCRRYLKNDEDIEEVLADTFYKIFTKLDQLQNPEIFEAWAKKITVNECLQKLRAMKALHISLDENQIESSDVQTDSISFEKDILKLLNFLPEGCRAIFNLFAIEGYPHKEIATMLSISEGTSKSQLNFARKKLQELLVNHNI
- a CDS encoding T9SS type A sorting domain-containing protein, producing MLPVLYCSQTYQWQWGKQAGGITGSADPGFHYIFDESIRDIVVDNNNNTYYLATMRQQGQNLNGTSVANYGLSDLFLFSADCAGNIRWTRPIGGSGDGENAWHIKVDNNGGLYILATIYNNSFVGDPNAVPVHFDDTHTLPLYTYYDQTIDPAHKAAFLLKYNTSDGTLAWSKSLQGDVNYFSRTCDVKIMYMDSSKNIHSIMGFKAGTHLNGMITVPSSYTSSFQYYLVKFNYDNGDMTPNTPLLLTITGDGINAGGAEGKANLVYDESLNRYYLAGKRMYPGYGYMADLSYNNIPFTKEAYLLAINGNTGAELWRKEIDNGYTSPDDEIHSIIKDPNSSDIYISGRYFNGMPAAATFGNYTFPSRSYVEAVPFVMKLNSNGVVQWARTPDGMSGLQFGYRFTKGTIAINGNEIAFAKGSWSDIWGSYTMTRSNGDRSDPLLVRLNKDTGAVIGASEILSPYGFIDEFTAIAVDQDGNYIVGGFFHDQLFTDPNDNVSTMAVNVTGGKSQSFFTKYAKSACSQMSVEETAAQAEVQLYPNPVKDILHIKSKNPLVSYEIYGATGQLIKQDHLSSTQEQIPLSSLQTGIYYIKIKTQSATVTEKIVKK
- a CDS encoding aminopeptidase C; translation: MKNKKFVSLLFVLSAGSMMFAQDDLINKLKNNQSQNANFQFTTLKDVGATSVKNQGSSGTCWSYSGNSFLESEMQRMGKKPVDLAEIFTARNSYHDKAKLYVLNNGAISWGDGGELHDVVNMYKKYGAVPQDVYTGLKSGQTLNNFSEMQGKLKPVLDSLVQAASKGKLTDNWMSSVDAILDEYLGKVPTNFTYEGKNYTPQTFAKEVVGINPEDYVEISSYKDYPYYQKFVVPIPDNWSHDSDWNVPMKDLTAIIDNAVSKGYSVGWATDVSEPYFSYKNGVAYVPDMDLDQINKDNKGTLFTEPKKDKTITEDMRQKALNNLSTTDDHGMHIVGLAKDQSGKEYYMVKNSWGVTNDFEGYIYVTRPYVEYKSTAILVHKNALPKSIKKQLKPTKNIGL